Proteins encoded by one window of Synechococcus sp. WH 7805:
- the ilvD gene encoding dihydroxy-acid dehydratase: MLRSDAVTKGIQRSPNRAMLRAVGFGDQDFGKPIIGIANGYSTITPCNVGLDDLARRAEEAARLAGGMPQTFGTITVSDGISMGTEGMKYSLVSREVIADAIETACNGQSMDGVLAVGGCDKNMPGAMLAMARMNIPAIFVYGGTIKPGKLGGCDLTVVSAFEAVGQITSGKIDEEQLTAIEKNACPGAGSCGGMFTANTMSAAIETMGLSLPHSSTMAAEDEEKADSAARSAEVLVQAIQAGIRPLDLMTREAFENAISVIMAVGGSTNSVLHLLAIARTAGVALAIDDFEQIRQRVPVICDLKPSGRYVTVDLHRAGGIPQVMKLLLDAGLLHGDCRTIEGKTLKELLADVPSTPPADQDVIRPLSNPLYAKGHLAILKGNLASEGAVAKISGVKNPVITGPARVFESEETCLEAILDNQIQAGDVVVVRNEGPVGGPGMREMLSPTSAIVGQGLLDKVALITDGRFSGGSYGLVIGHVAPEAAVGGTIGLIEEGDSITVDANQLLLQLNVDDAELERRRNAWSAPVPKYRTGILGKYARLVSSSSQGAVTDQP; encoded by the coding sequence ATGCTCCGCTCCGATGCCGTCACCAAGGGGATCCAGCGCTCTCCCAACCGGGCGATGCTGCGGGCCGTGGGTTTCGGCGATCAGGACTTTGGCAAGCCGATCATCGGCATCGCCAACGGCTACAGCACGATCACGCCCTGCAACGTCGGGCTCGATGACTTAGCCCGGCGTGCCGAAGAGGCGGCCCGGCTGGCCGGTGGAATGCCACAGACCTTCGGAACCATCACCGTCAGCGACGGCATCTCGATGGGCACCGAGGGAATGAAATATTCCCTGGTGAGCCGGGAAGTGATCGCTGACGCCATCGAAACGGCCTGCAATGGCCAGAGCATGGATGGCGTGTTGGCCGTGGGCGGCTGCGACAAGAACATGCCTGGGGCCATGCTCGCGATGGCGAGGATGAACATCCCGGCGATCTTCGTGTATGGCGGCACCATCAAGCCGGGAAAACTGGGCGGCTGCGACCTCACCGTGGTGAGTGCTTTTGAAGCAGTGGGTCAGATCACCAGCGGCAAGATCGACGAAGAGCAGCTCACGGCCATTGAGAAAAATGCCTGCCCTGGTGCTGGCAGCTGCGGCGGCATGTTCACCGCCAACACCATGAGCGCTGCTATCGAAACGATGGGGCTGAGCCTTCCCCACAGCTCCACCATGGCCGCTGAAGATGAGGAAAAGGCTGACAGTGCAGCCCGATCGGCCGAGGTGTTGGTGCAGGCGATCCAGGCCGGCATCCGTCCCCTCGATCTGATGACCCGGGAGGCCTTTGAAAATGCCATCAGCGTGATCATGGCGGTGGGTGGCTCCACCAATTCCGTGCTGCATCTGCTGGCCATAGCCCGCACGGCCGGCGTTGCACTGGCCATCGACGACTTTGAACAGATCCGCCAGCGCGTTCCGGTGATCTGTGATCTCAAACCCAGTGGCCGTTACGTCACGGTGGATCTCCACCGCGCCGGTGGGATTCCCCAGGTGATGAAACTGCTGCTGGATGCCGGCCTCCTCCACGGTGATTGCCGCACGATCGAAGGCAAAACCCTCAAGGAACTGCTTGCGGATGTGCCCTCCACACCACCCGCGGATCAGGATGTGATTCGGCCGCTCTCCAATCCCCTGTATGCCAAGGGCCACCTGGCCATCCTCAAGGGCAACCTGGCCAGCGAAGGGGCCGTCGCCAAGATCAGTGGTGTGAAGAATCCAGTGATCACAGGCCCAGCCAGGGTTTTTGAAAGCGAAGAAACTTGCCTGGAAGCGATTCTCGACAACCAGATCCAGGCCGGTGATGTGGTGGTGGTGCGCAACGAAGGCCCCGTCGGCGGTCCTGGCATGCGCGAAATGCTCAGCCCCACCTCCGCCATCGTGGGTCAGGGGCTGCTCGACAAGGTGGCGCTGATCACCGATGGCCGTTTCTCCGGTGGCTCCTACGGGTTGGTCATCGGCCATGTGGCGCCTGAAGCGGCAGTCGGGGGCACCATTGGTTTGATCGAGGAAGGAGACAGCATCACCGTGGATGCCAATCAACTGCTGCTGCAGCTGAATGTGGACGATGCCGAGCTGGAGCGACGTCGGAATGCATGGTCCGCCCCGGTTCCGAAATACCGCACCGGAATCCTCGGCAAATATGCCCGGCTTGTGAGTTCCAGCAGCCAGGGCGCGGTCACCGATCAGCCCTGA